Proteins from one Tenrec ecaudatus isolate mTenEca1 chromosome 8, mTenEca1.hap1, whole genome shotgun sequence genomic window:
- the AGTR1 gene encoding type-1 angiotensin II receptor, translating into MTHNASVDESIKRIQDDCPKAGRHSYIFIMIPTLYSIIFVVGIFGNSLVVIVIYFYMKLKTVASVFLLNLALADLCFLLTLPLWAVYTAMEYRWPFGNYLCKIASAGVSFNLYASVFLLTCLSIDRYLAIVHPMKSRLRRTMLVAKVTCITIWLLAALASLPSVIHRNVFFIENTNITVCAFHYESQNSTLPVGMGLTKNILGFLLPFLIILTSYTLIWKTLKKAYEIQKSKPRNDDIFKIIMAIVLFFFFSWVPHQIFTFLDVLIQLGVVRDCRVADIVDTAMPITICIAYFNNCLNPIFYGFLGKKFKKYILQLLKYIPPKAKAHPSLSTKMSTLSYRPSENASSSTKKQAPCFEIE; encoded by the coding sequence ATGACCCACAACGCCTCCGTTGACGAGAGTATTAAAAGGATCCAGGACGACTGTCCCAAGGCGGGAAGACACAGCTACATATTCATCATGATCCCGACGTTATACAGCATCATCTTCGTTGTGGGAATATTTGGGAACAGTTTGGTAGTGATCGTCATTTACTTTTACATGAAGCTAAAGACCGTGGCCAGTGTCTTCCTGCTGAATTTGGCGCTGGCCGACCTGTGCTTCTTACTGACCCTGCCACTCTGGGCAGTCTACACCGCCATGGAGTACCGCTGGCCCTTCGGCAATTACCTGTGTAAGATTGCTTCGGCCGGCGTGAGCTTCAACCTCTACGCCAGTGTGTTCCTCCTGACGTGTCTCAGCATCGATCGCTACCTGGCCATTGTTCACCCCATGAAGTCCCGTCTCCGGCGCACAATGCTGGTAGCCAAAGTCACCTGCATAACCATTTGGCTGCTGGCTGCCTTGGCGAGTTTGCCATCCGTGATCCACCGCAACGTGTTTTTCATCGAGAACACCAATATCACAGTGTGTGCTTTCCACTACGAGTCCCAGAATTCAACCCTCCCCGTAGGCATGGGCCTGACCAAGAACATCCTGGGGTTCTTGCTTCCCTTTCTTATCATTCTGACGAGCTACACTCTCATCTGGAAGACACTCAAGAAGGCCTATGAGATCCAGAAGAGCAAGCCGCGCAACGACGACATCTTTAAGATCATCATGGCCAttgtcctcttcttcttcttttcctggGTCCCGCACCAGATCTTCACCTTTCTGGATGTGCTCATTCAGCTGGGCGTCGTTCGCGACTGCCGCGTGGCGGACATTGTAGACACCGCCATGCCCATCACCATCTGCATAGCGTATTTTAACAACTGCCTCAACCCCATCTTTTACGGCTTCCTGGGGAAAAAGTTCAAGAAGTATATTCTCCAGCTGCTGAAATACATCCCCCCGAAGGCCAAGGCCCACCCCAGCCTGTCCACCAAGATGAGCACGCTCTCCTACCGCCCCTCGGAGAACGCGAGCTCCTCCACCAAGAAGCAGGCACCCTGTTTTgagattgagtaa